Genomic DNA from Candidatus Methanoperedens sp.:
TCAAATATTTGGAGGAGAGGCTAAACAAAAATAGCCGAAATAGCAGTAAACCACCTTCAACAGATAATTCAACTCCTGTGAGACATAATCCGAAAAGTCAACGAATAAAGAGTAGTAAGAAACCAGGCGGTCAAAAAGGTCATGTTGGTACCACATTAGCGATGGTCGACAATCCTGTTGATACGAAAGTTTACACAGTAGATAGA
This window encodes:
- a CDS encoding IS66 family transposase; amino-acid sequence: MNIKREEILAVYEAGPEAVITLVNTIIAENQKIIDQQAIRISELEERVKYLEERLNKNSRNSSKPPSTDNSTPVRHNPKSQRIKSSKKPGGQKGHVGTTLAMVDNPVDTKVYTVDR